From the genome of Halorussus caseinilyticus, one region includes:
- a CDS encoding HEAT repeat domain-containing protein, which produces MTSLFELEKTGDVDKLTTLLTQSNSEPVRQRSADILGEVDAEDHEVVDPLVTAAQSDDSEAVRAAAIDALDQRHEVERLVAALTGEEIPTDGAEWARAEALVETLSADQPELRMASANALGRLGNKAGTKALIQRLGDPDQRVRARAARALGRIEDPRAISALRKRLKDPSVEVRREAADSLGRIGGEESLAALLDLLDDESETIRRIAANSLGNFGSEEPLDALVSLLTDESETVRRAAVFSLIELLSNAPGQKSHDLRERMVEKLSANDHRSVVDSLVDILDQGTQPHQRRNAAWLLGRVTGERNREAAIEALASVLDDKDGMTAQFAATSIAKVGGEVAEDALLDVLDDSEASSDARAKAAFTLGKVGGERAQNRLDDIIDNTDDEEVRKRAFSALSKLGGRT; this is translated from the coding sequence GTGACTTCGCTGTTCGAACTGGAGAAGACGGGCGACGTAGATAAACTCACCACGCTGTTGACCCAGAGCAACAGCGAACCGGTTCGTCAGCGCTCGGCCGACATCCTCGGTGAGGTAGACGCCGAGGACCACGAGGTAGTGGACCCGCTCGTGACGGCCGCCCAGAGCGACGACAGCGAAGCCGTTCGCGCCGCGGCCATCGACGCACTCGACCAGCGTCACGAAGTCGAACGACTCGTGGCGGCGTTGACCGGCGAGGAGATTCCCACCGACGGCGCGGAGTGGGCGCGGGCCGAAGCGTTGGTCGAGACGCTCTCGGCAGACCAACCCGAACTTCGGATGGCGTCGGCCAACGCGTTGGGCCGACTCGGGAACAAGGCGGGGACGAAGGCACTGATTCAGCGCCTCGGCGACCCCGACCAGCGGGTTCGAGCGCGCGCGGCGCGGGCGCTCGGACGCATCGAGGACCCGCGGGCAATATCCGCGCTCCGGAAGCGACTGAAGGACCCGAGCGTCGAAGTCCGGCGGGAAGCCGCGGACTCGCTCGGGCGTATCGGCGGCGAGGAGTCGCTGGCGGCGCTCCTCGACTTGCTCGACGACGAGAGCGAGACGATTCGGCGCATCGCGGCCAACTCGCTCGGCAACTTCGGGAGCGAAGAGCCGTTGGACGCGCTCGTCTCGCTGTTGACCGACGAGAGCGAGACGGTCCGGCGCGCGGCGGTGTTCTCGCTCATCGAACTCCTGTCGAACGCGCCGGGTCAGAAGAGCCACGACTTGCGCGAGCGGATGGTCGAGAAACTGAGCGCCAACGACCACCGGAGCGTCGTGGACTCGCTGGTGGACATCCTCGACCAAGGGACTCAACCCCACCAGCGCCGGAACGCGGCGTGGCTACTCGGCAGAGTGACCGGTGAGCGGAACCGCGAGGCGGCTATCGAGGCGCTGGCGTCCGTGCTGGACGACAAAGACGGCATGACCGCCCAGTTCGCCGCGACCAGCATCGCCAAGGTCGGCGGCGAAGTCGCCGAAGACGCGTTACTCGACGTACTCGACGACTCGGAGGCCAGCAGTGACGCCCGAGCGAAGGCGGCGTTCACGCTCGGGAAGGTGGGCGGGGAACGCGCACAGAACCGACTCGACGACATCATCGACAACACCGACGACGAGGAAGTTCGGAAACGGGCGTTCTCCGCGCTCTCGAAACTCGGCGGGCGAACGTAG